A window of Pyrus communis chromosome 3, drPyrComm1.1, whole genome shotgun sequence genomic DNA:
agtttgagaccctcttgtcccacattgggCAACATTATTGTTTCATTAGCCTTTATACaagttttttccttcttcttagcaattagaacttggaccatttgaaaatggattgaaggctcaggccttatggttgtgtggattaggcttgaatataatatagcctaaatacaattaatattaattaatcaagacaaagGCCTTGGGGCCTAGgaatttaaaactaattagattcattaattttaattttcggattaagttttttaattaaaaacgttttgattaaaagacacagctattaaaaagagttgtgtactttcaaatacattgaacatgtatttgaaagggtgtgaaacaaccgatatatatttgcaatcacagtatccaagtgatttcatcttttcttcctctttttcttccgtACGAAATTTTCAGAGAATAAGCACACAAAGCAAATTCGCTAGAATTATagaatccagtgcgggttgtagaattatgTAATTgaatcctggtcgagcagacgttgtagaatcacaagcacaagagtgggacgaaaATACTATTCGAAGGACATAGCATTTAcactagcctctaccttctgtgatcaagttagtatcattgatatttttatattagtttctgtatttattgtataatttcattctgcacatcaagtatttttcattaataaaatattagaatttcaagttctatttatttctgttattttttttttatttctgaattgttctcaAACAGTATGTACTTTATTATATACTTGCAAGCTAACGGTGACAAAAGATTAGACTTACAAAAAGTGCACTCCTGGAAAGAGGTAAAAGCACACTGGCCTAGTGAAAGacattaatttaagaaaatgtCACAACAACGATAGTCTAGAACTTAATCATTTAGTTCCCGTAATATAGTTTGAATTTAATAAGGAAAAATAGGGAAAGATTGGCTATGTGTTTATCGAGTACGGAGGCAATTTTGTGTGAATCGAGTAGGACATTTTCTTCTGATCACTAAACCATGCATTGACGAGATCATCATTCTAGTATTTTAGTTTCCTAACGGAAGATACTAACAGCGggataaatatttatatatatacaccgaGTTGTATGGTAAAATATCTCGTAGCTTGGTTATCATTCATAAACAAGACCATGAATGTGATCCATGAGCCATGTTCGTTATAGCTAATGTGCTTTCCTTGATAGATTAGTTTACGGACGAATATCGTGTGTGAGAAAAATCATGACGGTTCCAAATTATGGAGGGTAACAAATTTAGAAAAACATCGTTGTAAGAAATTAAGCATGATGATTGATTCATTACAATCTCATATCACatcataaattaataaaatgatttcagcattcattttattttctgtacACAACCATTTATTTCTAACTTCGGTTTTGAACAGATCAAAAGACAATCGAGACACAAGTAAAcatagtatgaaaaatgtgtaaaaaagatgtgtgaaaatcatttttttttaattattcgtgagatacatttcaaaattttatttatttttctttgaacgAAAAAAGATGggccaaaaaaaaagaattgcaaGACATCTAACAAACAAGTTGGGTAACCTGTAATGCATCGAGACGAGCTGAAGAAGACGATTAACAGAACTCCAGTCGAGTGTAGCTACTCGATTGCACAAGGACCAATTGGCAATTTTCCCATACCTTCCAATAATTAAGACAAACGACTTTGTGGTCAGTCCCTCGATGGGGCTTTCTTGGATATTCATGTGGTATTTTAATCATAAAatatttctataaaaatataaaaattaaaatctaacggttaaaatatTTAGAGTACCAGATACTCGTAAGGaccaataattttttatccCCCAAGTATTGGGAATGCATGGAGTGCTTTTGATTGTTTCAGTGCTTATGGCTGACAATTCTGACAAGGTCTCGCTTACAAGTAGAAGTGTTTtactgaaaaataataattaattttcttaaatgcTTAAAGTTACTTAATATCGACACatatttttcaataattaaGTAGGATTTTGAAGAGGATGATGAGCGGGCATCGAATTTGAGTGGGAGGGAATAAACTAAGCCCCTTCAATGCCAACACatatttaaacattgaatttttttatcgAACTTAAATTGAATAATCAAGAACTGTTGAATCAAATATAACCGTCAAAAATATGTCGAGGCTAAAAAACTACactacaaacaaacacaatttcGGGTTAGTTTAGGATTGCTGtgcttttttaataaattgcttTTGTTGTGCTTTAATAATAATCAACTATAAAATAAAGCAGTTGGGCGTTTGATAAActgtatttttaaaaatgttctGAGTATGAAAAGGCAGTGTAAATGCAATGTTTAGAAAGATAAATAATGtcattgtttaaaattaataagcttattacatgaattaaaaatattttaaagactcaactctgttttttattaaaacaactTTTAAAGGCAACCTACGTGCTGCTTTTAAAAATTGTTGTCTAGATGTCATTCATTTTAAAGTAGGAAATTTTAATGAAACAATTTCGGTACTGTTCACATTTAacgttaaaaacatttttaccttgaaaagtcactcctgatactatttacttacatctttattttatgtttttgattaaaaactaaagattttttagaacttttcgttagttttctttttaaaataagtagtatattttattttactaaacacttttttactatttaattttaaagtaaaacggtttttggtaaaaaaaaaaaaaaaaaaaaacccgaagTCTTTGGTGCTTACACGTGTGGTttcccaaaaacaaagttcaCACGAGTGTTCGTTTGTGTTTTTCGCTGCTGCTTGCTCTGTGTGATTTATCAGAAATGGCGTTTAGCTAAACCGTGAAAGCTTTGGAGTTGGCTCCCAAATTTTTGGtggcaaacaaaaaaaatgaaatctgTTCATTTCTCAATCCACTCGGCCCCAATTTTTTCCTTCAACCCTAACAATCtcacttcatcttcttcttcttctcagatCGCTCTCCTCCGCCCCTGCAAATTCAGCTCCCTTTCTCTCCGCTCCACTTCCAAGCCCTCCCGCTTAATCACGCTCTGCGCTCCCAATTCCGCTAAAGCGACGTCGTCCCGGTCCGAATCGGCTGCAGCGGAGGCCAGCAATGGAGCTTTTATTCAAGCTCTAAACGACACGTCGGAAAGTCAGTGGACTGTGGAGGTCGGAAACCCTAGCGTTCCGAATCCGTCGGTGGCCAGATTGAGCTTGAGCGACCAGGCTTTCTTCCTCTTGGCCTTCATCGCGTGCACGGTATGAGCCTCAATTACTGTACTTTGCGTTTGTGTAATTCAATTTGTGAATCTGTTGTGGATGATTGGGAtcaatttgtaattttgttgtgGAAATTGGGATTGATTTGTAAATTCGTTGTGGAAATTGGGACCAATTTGTAAACTTCCTTGACAGAAATGGGAAATGTGAAAGTTCTAGTTTATTTTGCTCATACACTGATGATACGAGTGCATGATTTGATTTCATTGTGCAGACTTCAGTGGCATTTACGAGCCTTGTGATTGCAGCTGTTCCGACGCTATGGGTAAGTTTTCTTTTCCTCGAATTTAATGTCTTTTTTCAGCTTAAAGGAAAGAGCAATCCGTTAATGCTTAGATAATCATTTAAAACTTAGGGAGTTCTGAATTTTCTGTGGAATCTTCATTTTTCATAAAAACCCTGAACCCTGAATCATATTATGtttattatatttatgtttCTACTAGTTATTGGGTCTTTGATGCTTTTGCTAGTGGTTGTCTCCTCCCATTCCTTAGACAATTGTAATTGGTTGGTTTGAAGAGTTTGAGTGCTGTTCAAATGTTATTTGGATGGTCGAAGGATCCATTGTCAACTGCTTGCATGCGTGGAATGTGTAATAACTTCTTTCATTGCTTTAATCGTCTTGGCCTTTTGAAGTCCTTGTCTTGGTTGCAAAAGAAAATCAGAACTATAATTCttgataaatatatttttttccaaGACAAGCTTGAAGAATTAGGTGcccttttctttgtttaaaCTGGATATTGGAGGTCTTGTCCAAATTGTGGTCCCAATTTAGCTGTTTCTGGTATGTTCTGTAGGCAATGGGGAAAGCTGCAATATCTCTTTCAAAGCTGGCGGATACAGCTTGTGAAGAACTCCCTAGTACTATGGCTGCCGTTAGGCTTTCAGGCATGGAAATAAGTGATCTTACGCTGGAACTGAATGATCTAAGGTGATAACTTAATCATTATTTCTGAGTCCCTGATTCATTTTTTGTCATACATGGTTGCTTTGAGTCTCTCTTCATAGTTAAACTCATCTCTTTTCTACGAGCTATCCCTTAACTGCTAGTTTATAACCCCAAAACGAGTCCATGCATGTATACCCATCGGCTTACAGTGGGGTTTTTAAGGGGCACAAATTCAGTCTAAGGTGGTATTCTTTTTCCCTTGGAAAATTATGAGTTATACGCTGGTGTTTAATTCTAGAAATACACTAAACCAGGTTTGATAGGAGGAATTACTTAACAACGCAATTGGTCATCAATGATATCTGTCCAGCCGTCCAGGCtttgaaattcaatttttgtgtgttttatatATGCTCACATCagaattttcttcaaaattttaaattggatGATGTATGTCATACTTTGTTTTCCATTCCATGCAGTCAAGAGATAGCTGATGGGGTCAGCAAGTCCACTCAAGCCGTTCAAGCAGCAGAAGCTGGGATTCGGCAGATTGGTACACTTGCACATCAGCAGACAATGTGTATGTTAGAATTCGTCTTTCTGCTTATCTTCTTAACATAGGCTTTTCACTGACTTCTGAACTATTGTTATCAATATTTTATGATACAGCAATGATACAGGAGAGGGCGAATCTTCCCATCATCTCTTTGCAACCTGCTGTTGTTGGAGCAGCAAAGAAGACCTCCCATGTTGTCGGTCAAGCTACTAGGAACTTGATCAATATAATTTCTCGAAGGGACAACTCTGAGAATGAGGAGGACGCTGGAATCGATAGGTTGGAAATTTGAGTTTGTTGCACTTGGATCAGAACTCTATTTTCACGGACTTTGTGCATATAATACTCGGTACTCCACTAGTTCAAACCCGAAGCCAAATGTCTCAAAACAGTGGTGGAGATGAACAATATATACCAACCTTCGGGTGACTAGCTTATACTGAAATACTGTGTCTGTTGTACACTTGTAGAGAATATGGACCAACCTTAATTATTGTTATTGAAATGCCCCGAAATAAGGGGGTAAGTAGTGAAGATACCATTGTCTCCGAAGAAGATCCTGAGCTCCCGTTGCAGCGGTTGTCCAAGGTATTGAAGCTGTCAAGCGTCAAAGGAGTGAGGAAGAAGTTTCtaaatctcatattttcaaATGTAAGATCCCTGTATTATCTTTTCAAACTAGTAAGGTTGGCCGTTAAACGTTGATGGAGTCTTTCATTTAGATAAACGCGAACCTTTTAGTTAAGCTTAACTTTTTTGGTTGTTGAAGTTAGAACCATAAGATGATTGGGAAACCGAAATGGAATTATAAGAATTTAAACTTAGAAATTTTGAGGCATTTGGTTAGATTTTCGTAGCCTTGATAGAACCGAATCAGTCTCGCATCAAGGAACTAGTATGAAACACCTTTTGTGATTGTCACATCTCTATGAAATCATCCCAAGATTATATCTTAAATTTTGGTAGCTTTAGCATGTCTTCAAATCTTCTGTACCAAGCCTTTGTACCAGATTTGTGCCAACCTTTTATATTTCGACATGTGTGCAACTATTTAACCCCAAAATATAACGAGAAAAGCTTGTGTGGGGTTTGGTTTGTCACTGGATTTTAGTGAGTGACACTAAACTCCACTCAAAACTCGTCACCTGGCAAGTGTTATGTATagtcttttatcattcttttatatgtaaaatgttcataattatttttcctaCTAATTAATATACACCATAAGATCAATCTAATGAttcactttttcttctttactccctttttttcttcccaaatcttCTCTCCAATTTATGTTTTTCGGTGAGTCTtcactttcttctctcttccggttctgtttcttgcttttcttcaaaaaaatttatattctcCAACTTATATAATGGGAAGCAACCAATAAAATATTCCAATTCTTTAAAATTGACTACATGAGTGGTTTGGCGGTAAAGTTAAGAGAAGTTAGTAATGAAGGAGTCACTAGCTATAAAGCAACCGAAGAAGGTCATAAAAGAGGGAACACAATTGAGTTTATCTCTCTTAGTTCCATGTTTTCATGTAAAATGTTTGAAGCTAAGGGCATATTGTGTCATCTTATTTTGAGGATATTTGATTCAAGTCTACACATTTGTATTTAGAGAGAGGAGAGACACAGTGGGGGGAAGAAGATGGCATACAAATTTTGAGAAGATAAATGAcagagaggagaagaagaaaaaaaaatgaaccatTAGGTTGATATCATGttgtatattaattagtaggaaaaaataattatgagaattattataaaagaatgataaaagattaCATTTAAGACTGCCACGTGGTAAGTTTGGGTGAAATGTAGTGCCACTCAACAAAGTCTAGTGACAAGCCAAGcgccacacaagtttttctcaaaCATAACGGTGTTAActtaataaaattaagaaaataaaaacaaaaattaaagaggaaaaaaaaaaaaaaaaaaccaaatctcCCCCAAGACCCCAACTCATCAACCCTCTCTCCTCGCCTCCACAAGCTCTCACTCTACAAATCCAAGGCGTTCTGCAAATGGACTGATTGTCCCACTTCTCATTTTTGCAACCCGTTATCTGATTGAAAATCAAAGGGATCCATTTGAAGAACGCCTTGGATTTGTGGAGTGAGAGCTTGTGGAGGCGAGGAGAAAGGGTTGGCAGGTTGGGGCCTTGGGGAGAtttggtggttttttttttatttttttatttttttatttttttatttttattttaatttgttagttTTATTAAGTTAACACCGTTATATTTTGGAGTTAAATGGTTGGGCACGTGTTGAAATATAAGGGCTTGGTACAAAGGTTTGGTACTGAACATTTGAAGGTTGGTATACGATACCATCTAATAAAAATAAGGTACCATTATCATTTAATTTGATCGTTGGTAGTGTAATGCAATCACACTCAGAAATAATATCCTACCTTCACAATTTGACACAATCCCTTTTTCTAAAAgcagttgaataaaaattaaaacttgaagaaaaataatgtaGTTGACTTGGGAGAAAAGAAGTATATATGATTGAGCACAAATATTTGAGAAAGCACAATGAGCGGTGGGGATATCGACTTGTGAtaaataattcacatgcatcaaACTGGttgcaaataaaataaatagagaaCTGAAGGTGGGTGGCTTTTGTTTATGAAgaatactaataataatttcGTCATGAAATGATGGGATTAGATTATAATATAAGATGATATTAATGTATTATTAGCTGCAAATTGTAAGATATTATGGTTGGTATTATATTGTAGGATGATAATGTACGTTATTCCATGGATTTTGCCACGTTAGATTTTTTAAATGGGGACTTGTCACGGAAAGAGATTTATGTAATTGTATTTAATAGGGTGAATTAGTACTAGTAGGAGCCTTGTCattagtattacggtttagtggtattcctcttcacttctaagtgagaggttttatgttcgattatcgtcaaagacgaatttaaaccacattattactagcctattgtgaggccaAGCCAACACAATCCTCCTTATTGTAGATAatgttgtttgttaaaaaaaaaacagagagaatTAGTACTAGTAGGAGCCTTATGTAAGGTTCATAAACGATGATAGATACGAATTAGGCTAGCTCGTGAGGGCCATCTACTCTTACCCTCAAATTTGGTTTTTGCTTTCATAAATCATAaagagtagtttagaatattactttaataaaataaaagactCATGAACGATGAAGGTAGCTCAAACATTCAGTCCCAAGCTAGTTGCACAAAGAAAATAGATTAATTAGCATGACATGGGGATTTTTATATACAAGCAatatattaagttttaattaaattaatatataaaaagtTTACTTCTCAACTTAttttgtataaataatatcgtttattaaaaaaaaaatgtaagaagaTTTGAATATGAGTGCATAACGAAAAGGTTTTGGATGTTGTAGCGATGAGGATTGATATTGAAAACCAATTTCAAGTTCCAAGGATATACCAATTAAGAAGAAATATAATTATGTAATTATGTGTGCTTGGAATAGAGAAAGTATGCaacatgttattatacaattgaaggaaagcttaaaaaaaaaacttatctctaattatataatgacatgtggtgtaTTGTCTCATGTTTTGgacacactaaaaaattctCATCTCATTCTCATTTGGAAAAATGGGTAAGACCATGAAGACCATCTAGTTAAACTATTTTTTGTAAATCAtgtgatttttaattattaaattattacttaaatattaattactatacttatttttttattaataaataataatacatcattgatttataaatatgatataaaatattAGTCTACCTATCGTTACTTGAAAAAATAGCTTACCAAACTTGTCTATTATCAAAATTGGAGCTTAAgatagaaatataaaaaattcgTTTTGGGAATTGCGAATCAAATGCAAAATCTAAACATAAAGCATGCCAATCAAACAATAtcgaataaaaataaacaaggtCAACGCAAATATCATTGACCTacacataattatatattttttttctttccaaagcgatattaatttattaggtAAAATAATAGTTTCAGTACAAATACAGAAAGCTAGGgggaaaaaaaacatttagaataAGGTGATgaattaggtgaaacaaactacGAAAGGTCTAATCAAACTTGGATTCAAGaggattttaaaatattttaaaatcctaGGATTGGAAAAGGGTGGAACTTTGGATCTTTGAGGAGTTCAGTTTGTATAATAAtcttgagtttttgtttttcggCTCCAAGGGATGTAGCTCCAGAGCATGAACAACTTCATTTGATTAGATTTATGGTCTATATTCATTTATCACCACTGGATTTATTTGACGGTTAAGATTCAACTTTGCAAAATCTATCAAAATTTATGGAAATCTATTACATGAATCTTCTCAAATCTTCCAAAATCATATGGATTTGTAGAAGTCTACACAATCCTATGAAATCCATCACTTATGACCAAAATCTATTAATTTTGAGATTGTGAAATTGCTTcctaatgaaaagaaaaaaaaaagaaaaaaaaaaggcaactTTAGAAAGTGAGAACAAagagaaattaaagaaaataatcaaTCACTAAAACATGAAATAAAAGGTCAAAAGAAGTAGCAACAAATAGTGCCTGAAATTATAATAGATTCACGATTCAATTATTTCcaatgtaataaaaaaataagtcaattaaacctttttttttttttcccaaaaagaATAGAGTTGATTAGATTTTATTGATAATGTTTACAAAAAAACAACAACGAAGTTTTATCTTACCAAACATGATCGGCTGTATGAATTCTAATTTCTAAACGCTACTGCCTTTGGTTTTGCGTCAAGTCTTCTGTTAGCTCTAAATACTCCATGTTTTTTCTTAGAGTctatttccaagtcttcctatgTATTCATCTACCTCTTTTGTCTTTAGCCTCTATGTCATAATCGAATTTTCAAACTGGAGAATATGTAGGTCTTCGGTTCATATATCCAAATCaccttaaccgattttctcttaTCCTATCTTCAATTGCGGTCACTCCTACTTTACTTCAAATATTCTCATTCTTAATCATTTCATTTATTATTTGCTCACACATTCAACGAAACATTTTCATCTCAACTACACTTATTTTAGATGTGTTGATGCTTGATCGCCCAAAATTTTGTGCAATAAAGTAATGTTGACCTTATTGCCATCCCATAAATTCTTTCTTGAGCCTTAGTAGCATACATCAGTCGCACACCACACCCGATACACTCTTCCACTTTATCCATccaacttgtattctatggttaaGATGTTCATCCAATTCTCCGTTTCTTGCAAGATGGACCCAAGATAATGAAAGCGCTCACTTTTCTTCCTGATCTCCAATCCTCACCCCTATATCATTTGAACCCCCATTCTCACTGAACTCACGCTCCATATACTATGTTTTTGACCTACTTAGGTGAAGACTTTTAGATTCCAATAGTTCCTGCCAGAGGTTAAGCTTCACATTTAGTCCCTCATGTGTTTCATTTATCAACACTATATCATCTACGAAAATGCATACACCAAAagatatcatcttga
This region includes:
- the LOC137729170 gene encoding uncharacterized protein is translated as MKSVHFSIHSAPIFSFNPNNLTSSSSSSQIALLRPCKFSSLSLRSTSKPSRLITLCAPNSAKATSSRSESAAAEASNGAFIQALNDTSESQWTVEVGNPSVPNPSVARLSLSDQAFFLLAFIACTTSVAFTSLVIAAVPTLWAMGKAAISLSKLADTACEELPSTMAAVRLSGMEISDLTLELNDLSQEIADGVSKSTQAVQAAEAGIRQIGTLAHQQTMSMIQERANLPIISLQPAVVGAAKKTSHVVGQATRNLINIISRRDNSENEEDAGIDRLEI